Below is a genomic region from Azoarcus sp. KH32C.
GCATCACCGAAGGCATCCCGGTCCGCGACATGCTGGTCGTGCGCAACAAGATGAAAGAGAAGGTTGCCAAGGGCGGCAAGGAAACCCTGCTGCTGGGACCGAACTGCCCGGGTCTGATCACGCCGGACGAGATCAAGATCGGCATCATGCCGGGTCACATCCACCGCAAGGGCCGCATCGGCGTCGTGTCGCGTTCGGGCACGCTGACCTATGAAGCCGTCGCTCAGCTGACCGAAATCGGTCTGGGCCAGTCGTCGGCAGTCGGTATCGGCGGCGACCCGATCAACGGTCTGAAGCACATCGACGTGATGCGCATGTTCAACGACGATCCGGACACCGACGCGGTGATCATGATCGGCGAGATCGGCGGTCCGGACGAAGCGGAAGCCGCGCAGTGGTGCAAGGCCAACATGAAGAAGCCGATCGTCGGCTTCATCGCCGGTGTGACCGCGCCGGCCGGCAAGCGCATGGGCCACGCCGGTGCGCTGATCTCCGGCGGTGCCGACACCGCTGACGCCAAGCTCGCCATCATGGAAGAGTGCGGCTTCAAGGTGACGCGCAACCCGTCCGAGATGGGCAAGCTGCTGAAGGCGATGCTGTAAGCGTCGTCCCTTCCGCACTACGAAAAAGCGCCGGCTGGTCCGGCGCTTTTTTTTTGTCCGAGTGTTCGCAACGGGACGAGATGGTTTGTCGCGTTTCGGCCAATTGTCGAGGCGTTGTCGGGAGCGACGACCTGCCTTGGATCGCCGCGGTAGTGACGACTCCTTGATCTGACGGCCGTTCGAGGTCGTTGCTGCAATGCAGCGGCACCTGGCATCGTCCTTGCACTG
It encodes:
- the sucD gene encoding succinate--CoA ligase subunit alpha — protein: MSILINKDTKVITQGITGKTGQFHTEKCQEYANGKNCFVAGVNPKKAGEKIFDIPIYASVKEAAAETGATVSVIYVPPAGAADAIWEACEANLDLAICITEGIPVRDMLVVRNKMKEKVAKGGKETLLLGPNCPGLITPDEIKIGIMPGHIHRKGRIGVVSRSGTLTYEAVAQLTEIGLGQSSAVGIGGDPINGLKHIDVMRMFNDDPDTDAVIMIGEIGGPDEAEAAQWCKANMKKPIVGFIAGVTAPAGKRMGHAGALISGGADTADAKLAIMEECGFKVTRNPSEMGKLLKAML